In Pelecanus crispus isolate bPelCri1 chromosome Z, bPelCri1.pri, whole genome shotgun sequence, the following are encoded in one genomic region:
- the HINT1 gene encoding adenosine 5'-monophosphoramidase HINT1, with amino-acid sequence MADEISKAQAARPGGDTIFGKIIRKEIPANIIYEDEQCLAFHDISPQAPTHFLVIPKKPIVRLSEAEDSDESLLGHLMIVGKKCAANLGLTNGFRMVVNEGPEGGQSVYHVHLHVLGGRQLGWPPG; translated from the exons ATGGCTGACGAGATCAGCAAGGCGcaggccgcccgccccggcggcgaCACCATCTTCGGGAAGATCATCCGCAAGGAGATCCCCGCCAATATCATCTATGAGGACGAGCAG TGCCTTGCGTTCCACGATATTTCACCCCAAGCTCCAACACATTTTCTAGTGATTCCCAAGAAGCCAATTGTCAGGTTATCTGAAGCAGAAGATTCTGATGAATCT cttcttgggCATTTAATGATTGTTGGCAAGAAGTGTGCTGCTAACCTGGGCCTGACCAATGGATTCCGGATGGTTGTGAATGAAGGGCCTGAGGGTGGGCAGTCTGTCTATCACGTACATCTCCATGTTCTGGGTGGTCGTCAGTTGGGCTGGCCTCCTGGCTAA